One genomic region from Antedon mediterranea chromosome 3, ecAntMedi1.1, whole genome shotgun sequence encodes:
- the LOC140043653 gene encoding acetylcholine receptor subunit alpha-1-A-like, with translation MTTTLPRFSWNSQRYDSRIVDGEFEQIKRSLHLRDLIPETGSESQQTEFNPNGAWSLKDVSVQYIPEQFNCCPEPFSKVVFTITLKRRERFFVEIILLPCCLFVFVLPPESGEKMSFGVSTLLSILLFQQMISDALPPSADSTPILQIYFTMLTSMSCISIVCSAVLLNIYNRNQPEDIPKWLASILFGKVGKAIGRKTSAYYCNEHIFQKEMDTGNENTAYSNSDASVYSVKQSLATNTESQLIRDLLDKYIEPSTRPVRDHTHNVTVTIRLLVSQVIEINEKRQEITVSGWFKMLWKDEFMVWDPNDYNNITEIFVEQSALWLPDVTLHNNVDGEFEQIKKSLHLRVNNDGTVHLGTPMIVKSFCKMYLKYFPSDEQKCALEFEHWNYHAKQQDLIPETGSESQQTEFNPNGAWSLKDVSVQYIPEKYNCCPEPFSKVVFTIILKRRERFFVEIILLPCCLLSILTMFVFLLPPESGEKMSFGVSTLLSILLFQQMISDALPPSADSTPILQIYFTMLTCMSCISIVHVCSAVLLNIYNRNQPEDIPKWLASILFGKVGKAIGRKTSAYYYNEHIFQKEMDTGNENTAYSNSDASVYSGRSISITQFDERIKYISDPAINSTPEELKLILNELRLHSNEYKKEELNNSKKENWRNVAILVDRLLFIVLFIVVVIVTITVTLLIISGK, from the exons ATGACAACAACATTACCGAGATTTTCGTGGAACAGTCAGCGTTATGACTCCCGGAT CGTTGATGGTGAATTTGAACAAATTAAGAGGTCGCTTCATCTGAGG GATCTAATCCCAGAGACTGGTAGTGAAAGCCAACAAACTGAGTTTAATCCAAACGGTGCATGGAGTCTGAAAGACGTCAGTGTTCAGTACATACCAGAACAATTCAATTGCTGTCCTGAACCTTTCTCAAAAGTTGTTTTTACAATTACTCTGAAAAGGCGTGAGAGGTTCTTTGTCGAGATAATTCTTCTACCTTGCTGTCTGTTTGTGTTCGTGTTGCCACCGGAAAGTGGAGAGAAGATGTCGTTTGGTGTCAGTACTCTACTGTCAATTCTTTTATTCCAACAAATGATATCCGACGCTTTGCCACCATCTGCCGACAGTACACCGATACTCC AGATATACTTTACAATGCTTACTTCTATGAGTTGTATTAGCATTGTCTGTAGTGCAGTTTTGCTCAACATCTATAACCGCAATCAGCCTGAAGATATTCCAAAATGGCTAGCTAGTATACTTTTTGGTAAAGTTGGAAAAGCAATTGGTAGAAAGACAAGTGCATATTATTGTAATGAACACATTTTCCAAAAGGAAATGGATACCGGAAATGAAAACACGGCATACTCTAATTCGGATGCTTCTGTTTACTCTG TTAAACAATCATTAGCTACGAATACAGAGTCGCAATTGATACGGGACTTACTGGATAAATATATAGAGCCGTCAACGAGACCAGTCCGAGATCATACACACAATGTTACGGTAACGATACGACTGCTTGTATCACAAGTGATTGAAATC AACGAAAAAAGACAAGAAATCACAGTTAGCGGATGGTTTAAAATG cTTTGGAAAGACGAGTTTATGGTATGGGATCCGAATGATTACAACAATATTACCGAGATTTTCGTAGAACAGTCAGCATTATGGCTCCCGGATGTTACATTGCataacaa CGTTGATGGCGAATTTGAACAAATAAAGAAGTCGCTTCATCTAAGAGTAAATAACGATGGTACGGTTCATTTAGGCACACCTATGATAGTAAAGAGCTTCTGCAagatgtatttaaaatatttcccgTCTGATGAGCAGAAATGTGCCTTAGAATTTGAGCATTGGAATTACCATGCCAAACAACAGGACCTAATCCCGGAGACTGGAAGTGAAAGCCAACAAACAGAGTTTAATCCAAACGGTGCATGGAGTCTGAAAGACGTCAGTGTTCAGTACATACCAGAAAAATACAATTGTTGTCCTGAACCTTTCTCAAAAGTTGTTTTCACAATTATTCTGAAAAGGCGTGAGAGGTTCTTTGTCGAGATAATTCTTCTACCTTGCTGTCTCTTGTCTATTTTGACAATGTTTGTGTTCTTGCTGCCACCGGAAAGTGGAGAGAAGATGTCGTTTGGTGTCAGTACCCTACTGTCAATTCTTTTATTCCAACAAATGATATCCGACGCTTTGCCACCATCTGCCGACAGTACACCGATACTCC AGATATACTTTACAATGCTTACTTGTATGAGTTGTATTAGCATTGTACATGTCTGTAGTGCAGTTTTGCTCAACATCTATAACCGCAATCAGCCTGAAGATATTCCAAAATGGCTAGCTAGTATACTTTTTGGAAAAGTTGGAAAAGCAATTGGTAGAAAGACGAgtgcatattattataatgaacaCATTTTCCAAAAGGAAATGGATACCGGAAATGAAAACACGGCATACTCTAATTCAGATGCTTCTGTTTACTCTGGTAGGTCTATCAGTATCACACAGTTTGATGAACGAATAAAGTATATCAGTGACCCGGCAATTAACTCGACGCCAGAAGAATTAAAACTGATATTGAATGAACTGCGGTTGCATTCGAATGAATATAAGAAAGAAGAACTGAATAATTCCAAAAAAGAGAATTGGCGAAATGTTGCCATACTTGTTGACAGGTTACTCTTTATCGTGTTGTTTATCGTTGTTGTTATAGTAACAATCACAGTAACATTACTTATAATATCTGGAAAATAA